The Monomorium pharaonis isolate MP-MQ-018 chromosome 5, ASM1337386v2, whole genome shotgun sequence genome segment AATTAAATATGGTAAATACATAGGTAATATCAAATCTTAATTAGAGGATAGTTTTTTCAACTCTGATTTTAATAGGTGGATCAAAGGGGATTTCCTGAGCAAGTTTCGATCATTCAGTTTTTGACGCGTAACATACACAATCCAGAATTACAAGACTTCATAGAGGAAGCTGTTATAGaatgttttcattatttgGATTCAGATATAAGGAACAAATGTTATTTCTCAGAAAATCTCATAACCTGTTTGATtgagaaaggaaaagaggtacgcatacaaatttattaatagaattacACTTGTTTCCATGCACTTTACTGCGCGTTATAATATGCATCAAATACGCGCGTTTAAAAGAAGCATGTGATTCAACTGGAGTAACctaaagtttgttttttattcctgcactgctgcattggtgcaataagttatttctttctcattctaacttattgcactagcgcagcagtgcaggaataaaaagcAAACCTATAGAGATGCATGTTTGATGTTATAATGGAAACACATGCATGGAAACCAGaagttacttttatttaatcatcttAAAATCTCATAGAATCTTTTcatagaataaattttgaagtaaagtttaattctctacatttaaaagttgaaattttctctctttagtaaaataatgatttgaaGGATTTggcatttcaaaaaattataagaaaataaatttcaaaaatgtaaaaaattctaatattttttataattaacataatcTCTTTTTTCACACACAGAGATGCGAAGAttggaataattaataacgttatAAACATCTTacctatataataatttttgtgaaaagaagaaacaagaagaaataaaaacaggAAGAATTAATCATTCTCATAAAAGTGTGACTTgaatagatatattattatatatgtatacacttattataaaacattgtaGTGCACAtgtaataatcataaaaatatttaaattaaattaacgtgttgtatgttaataatattaatattataacaatttatacatACTTGATTTGCGAATACAGCATAACTatagatgtttattttcttcatGGCAAAAGCATATAATAGACTTGAATTTTCTATACTTGGTTCAGCAAGAGACATCGCTTGGAGTAGACGAGTTTTCGTCCGATTTGCACAGGGGCAACCTCCAGCATACCATGTTACTGCTCGCGTTGATTGCCAGTGCTAGCAACAAATAACGCAAGATCGGAATATTTGGCATGTTGATAGTTAAATACCATCGAACGGCTCAGTTTCATAATacgagtaaatttttattctaatatttgtttaaattaacaatggCAGAAGCCTggaatattaatgatattaatattaatgaatattatgaatgaaataatattaatgaaatgaCAGTACTGTAGTGAGATAATAGCCGTGCGCCATTTATACGGTATCAAGTAAAGtcttcggcacacgatacgatttttcatgctagatcgcatacgaggcaTCTTACTACGTATCCTCATTGGCTTACGATTGGTGACATAATCATCCGAGCCAATCGGGACATGTATTAAGAtgcctcgtatgcgatctagtatgaaaaatcgtatcgtgtgccgaaggctttaGATGGTACGTTCTCCCCACTCCAACCTTTTTATCCGCCATTATATGGCACTCCGAGCAGCGTCTCTCGCTGAACTAAGTATAGACTCTTTTTTGCAGAAGGCACTATCAAATACAGTATCGTCCCGcgagtaaaaacaaaaaataacgtgttttattgtttttataatattcttggTTACTTCCTCTTCTTTAGGTCCTCGAATCGTTTCATCAAATCGTCAAAATCAATGTCATCATTCACGGATGGATTCGCAGGCGAATCATTGTTTTCTGTCGGCACTGCTGGCAGATCCGGAAGCTGATCGTTATTCATTGATATTTTAGACCTTGGCTGAGGTTTCGGTTTCTCATCTGACTATATAtggaaaataattgtgtattatatgatttaatataatacatataatatccatgaaaacatttttgttttagacaaacatgatattgaatatatttatttcaatcattttaataattattctgcaAAAAGATTAGGAAGATGAGAACTTTGCAGTTGTACCTGTTTGTTTAAATCAGGTGGAAAATCAGGCCGATACGGTGGTGGTAGATCttcctaattaatttttcaaatattaaaactaaatatattttattatttttttgtaataaacaaaaattacttacggGTTTGTTCGAATTAGCATTGTCCAGGGGTATGTTGTACGAAAATACAGTGGGATTGAAAGAAGTATTTTGATCTTTTTCAACAGAAGGTGGAGATGTCGGAGATACGAATCCTAAAGTATCTTTTTCTGACAcctaaaattcattaaatgatattattcatattatccttaatgcaataataaaaaactaaaaacatttttgaataatttcacaaattaaacttgccaactaaaattaataaaaagtattcttttgtaaaaataagagaaatttaaattaccatGCTCGAATGGAATCCAGGATTTGGTAGCAGAGGTGCCTGTGGAAAACCTATAAAGCCAGGAGGATGTGGAATTCCACCTCCGCTGGCTGTGTCTAAATTATTCCTTGATTCTCCTCCATTGACTCCTATGTCTATTAACATCGCATCCTGGGCTTCTGCCATTACTTGTGGATCTGGCTCATATTCCACATTGTAATTCTTAGCGATTTCTATTAGATATTTCTCCACGAGTAATTT includes the following:
- the LOC105831314 gene encoding IST1 homolog; the protein is MFSSGPNYTKLKTHLRLAINRLKLLEKKKTELAQKARREIADFIAAGKTERAKIRVEHIIREDYMVEAMELLEMYCDLLLARFGLVQQMKNLDDGLAEAISTILWAAPRIQTDVQEIKVIADILTSKYGKQYTEACREEAIQTISEKLKHKMSVQSPSKLLVEKYLIEIAKNYNVEYEPDPQVMAEAQDAMLIDIGVNGGESRNNLDTASGGGIPHPPGFIGFPQAPLLPNPGFHSSMVSEKDTLGFVSPTSPPSVEKDQNTSFNPTVFSYNIPLDNANSNKPEDLPPPYRPDFPPDLNKQSDEKPKPQPRSKISMNNDQLPDLPAVPTENNDSPANPSVNDDIDFDDLMKRFEDLKKRK